A genomic region of Antennarius striatus isolate MH-2024 chromosome 2, ASM4005453v1, whole genome shotgun sequence contains the following coding sequences:
- the LOC137608725 gene encoding uncharacterized protein isoform X1: MVPRVLLLLLLGLCSASSTDNERGRTALRRVRNLAAQPRYGECWVRVLEQLDTRCRELTADSQSRIAVRFTQCHLNSSGRDFPSCPEGSEVSRCTAGMDAVAFNAYTEFFTHTHSICHFLQSEAWQSSADSTMYRLTESSAGVAEQLESTRQMAEELVEAQSAALQAQQEILNNGEELRVTLRDSTQGLREVFSELRSVSREQQVALSELFNRVSFLQSFLLTEAHSLSSICYNGAALCTAYLLTSTQRSSRARLLLLVLVCVNFYLEMKIYQFVMKSDHPEHTHMELVSAYVSVLRWFMVCVGVCVLLCVCVHYTDPMQQNLQLLRQLQETQKSLQAVVQQAVSSGQQQKESNIQLKRTSESRRRQEILRRRMVVKDEEEEEEYTTFKSPTSDLSELSQPSHTGLYTSHPSHMGLCPSHPSHRVRTCLTCFCLCTDCLSLAGCYTISTVSSRLESSQNPPEALDRPSRRSSSSPLVYSILVENKRVHLITLLIIAEYSREIICMLLI, from the exons ATGGTGCCGcgggtgctgctgctgctgctcctcggactctgctccgcctcctccacgGACAATGAACGCGGCAGAACGGCGTTACGACGCGTGCGGAACCTCGCAGCTCAGCCTCGGTATGGAGAGTGTTGGGTTCGGGTTCTGGAGCAGCTCGATACCCGCTGCAGGGAACTGACGGCCGACAGCCAGAGCCGGATCGCCGTGAGGTTCACGCAGTGTCACCTGAACAG CTCAGGTAGagatttcccatcatgccctgaggggtcagaggtcagcaggtGTACGGCTGGTATGGATGCTGTGGCCTTTAACGCTTACACAGAGTTCTTTACCCACACCCACTCCATCTGTCACTTCCTGCAGTCTGAGGCCTGGCAGAGCAGCGCTGACAGCACCATGTACAG gTTGACAGAGAGTTCAGCAGGTGTAGCTGAACAGCTGGAGTCAACCAGACAGATGGCTGAGGAGCTAGTTGAAGCCCAGAGTGCTGCCTTACAGGCACAACAGGAAATCCTTAACAATGGGGAGGAGCTGAGAGTCACCCTGAGAGACTCTACCCAGG GTCTGCGGGAAGTGTTCTCTGAGCTCAGAAGTGTCTCCAGGgagcagcaggtggcgctgtccGAACTCTTCAACAGAGTCTCCTTCTTGCAGAGCTTCCTGCTAACGGAGGCTCACAGTCTGAGCTCCATCTGCTATAATGGTGCCGCCCTGTGCACCGCCTATCTACTGACCTCCACCCAACGCTCCTCCAGAGCCAG ACTGCTCCTGTTAGTTCTGGTCTGTGTTAACTTCTACCTGGAGATGAAGATCTATCAGTTTGTGATGAAGTCGGATCAccctgagcacacacacatg gagCTGGTCAGTGCATATGTGAGTGTGTTGCGGTGGTTCatggtgtgtgttggagtgtgtgtcctgctctgtgtgtgtgtgcactacaCAGATCCCATGCAGCAGAATCTGCAACTCCTTCGACAGCTGCAGGAGACGCAAAAGAGCCTGCAGGCGGTGGTGCAGCAGGCAG tgtCTTCAGGACAGCAACAGAAAGAGTCAAACATTCAGCTGAAG AGGACATCCGAGAGCAGAAGAAGACAGGAGAtactgaggaggaggatggtggtgaaggacgaagaggaggaggaggagtacaCCACATTCAAATCACCAACTTCAGACCTCTCAGAGTTGTCTCAGCCCTCACACACAGGTCTGTACACATCTCACCCCTCACACATGGGTCTGTGCCCGTCTCACCCCTCACACCGGGTCAGGACCTGTCTCACCTGCTTCTGTCTGTGTACTGACTGCTTGTCCCTTGCAGGTTGCTATACTATCAGTACTGTCAGCAGTCGGTTGGAATCTTCCCAGAATCCCCCAGAGGCTCTCGACAGGCCCTCTCGTCGCTCTTCCTCATCTCCCCTGGTCTACAGCATCCTTGTGGAGAATAAAAGAGTACATCTGATCACGTTATTGATTATTGCGGAATATTCTAGAGAAATTATTTGCATGCTTTTAATCTAG
- the LOC137608725 gene encoding uncharacterized protein isoform X3, with translation MVPRVLLLLLLGLCSASSTDNERGRTALRRVRNLAAQPRYGECWVRVLEQLDTRCRELTADSQSRIAVRFTQCHLNSSGRDFPSCPEGSEVSRCTAGMDAVAFNAYTEFFTHTHSICHFLQSEAWQSSADSTMYRLTESSAGVAEQLESTRQMAEELVEAQSAALQAQQEILNNGEELRVTLRDSTQGLREVFSELRSVSREQQVALSELFNRVSFLQSFLLTEAHSLSSICYNGAALCTAYLLTSTQRSSRARLLLLVLVCVNFYLEMKIYQFVMKSDHPEHTHMELVSAYVSVLRWFMVCVGVCVLLCVCVHYTDPMQQNLQLLRQLQETQKSLQAVVQQAVSSGQQQKESNIQLKRTSESRRRQEILRRRMVVKDEEEEEEYTTFKSPTSDLSELSQPSHTGCYTISTVSSRLESSQNPPEALDRPSRRSSSSPLVYSILVENKRVHLITLLIIAEYSREIICMLLI, from the exons ATGGTGCCGcgggtgctgctgctgctgctcctcggactctgctccgcctcctccacgGACAATGAACGCGGCAGAACGGCGTTACGACGCGTGCGGAACCTCGCAGCTCAGCCTCGGTATGGAGAGTGTTGGGTTCGGGTTCTGGAGCAGCTCGATACCCGCTGCAGGGAACTGACGGCCGACAGCCAGAGCCGGATCGCCGTGAGGTTCACGCAGTGTCACCTGAACAG CTCAGGTAGagatttcccatcatgccctgaggggtcagaggtcagcaggtGTACGGCTGGTATGGATGCTGTGGCCTTTAACGCTTACACAGAGTTCTTTACCCACACCCACTCCATCTGTCACTTCCTGCAGTCTGAGGCCTGGCAGAGCAGCGCTGACAGCACCATGTACAG gTTGACAGAGAGTTCAGCAGGTGTAGCTGAACAGCTGGAGTCAACCAGACAGATGGCTGAGGAGCTAGTTGAAGCCCAGAGTGCTGCCTTACAGGCACAACAGGAAATCCTTAACAATGGGGAGGAGCTGAGAGTCACCCTGAGAGACTCTACCCAGG GTCTGCGGGAAGTGTTCTCTGAGCTCAGAAGTGTCTCCAGGgagcagcaggtggcgctgtccGAACTCTTCAACAGAGTCTCCTTCTTGCAGAGCTTCCTGCTAACGGAGGCTCACAGTCTGAGCTCCATCTGCTATAATGGTGCCGCCCTGTGCACCGCCTATCTACTGACCTCCACCCAACGCTCCTCCAGAGCCAG ACTGCTCCTGTTAGTTCTGGTCTGTGTTAACTTCTACCTGGAGATGAAGATCTATCAGTTTGTGATGAAGTCGGATCAccctgagcacacacacatg gagCTGGTCAGTGCATATGTGAGTGTGTTGCGGTGGTTCatggtgtgtgttggagtgtgtgtcctgctctgtgtgtgtgtgcactacaCAGATCCCATGCAGCAGAATCTGCAACTCCTTCGACAGCTGCAGGAGACGCAAAAGAGCCTGCAGGCGGTGGTGCAGCAGGCAG tgtCTTCAGGACAGCAACAGAAAGAGTCAAACATTCAGCTGAAG AGGACATCCGAGAGCAGAAGAAGACAGGAGAtactgaggaggaggatggtggtgaaggacgaagaggaggaggaggagtacaCCACATTCAAATCACCAACTTCAGACCTCTCAGAGTTGTCTCAGCCCTCACACACAG GTTGCTATACTATCAGTACTGTCAGCAGTCGGTTGGAATCTTCCCAGAATCCCCCAGAGGCTCTCGACAGGCCCTCTCGTCGCTCTTCCTCATCTCCCCTGGTCTACAGCATCCTTGTGGAGAATAAAAGAGTACATCTGATCACGTTATTGATTATTGCGGAATATTCTAGAGAAATTATTTGCATGCTTTTAATCTAG
- the LOC137608725 gene encoding uncharacterized protein isoform X2, producing MVPRVLLLLLLGLCSASSTDNERGRTALRRVRNLAAQPRYGECWVRVLEQLDTRCRELTADSQSRIAVRFTQCHLNSSGRDFPSCPEGSEVSRCTAGMDAVAFNAYTEFFTHTHSICHFLQSEAWQSSADSTMYRLTESSAGVAEQLESTRQMAEELVEAQSAALQAQQEILNNGEELRVTLRDSTQGLREVFSELRSVSREQQVALSELFNRVSFLQSFLLTEAHSLSSICYNGAALCTAYLLTSTQRSSRARLLLLVLVCVNFYLEMKIYQFVMKSDHPEHTHMELVSAYVSVLRWFMVCVGVCVLLCVCVHYTDPMQQNLQLLRQLQETQKSLQAVVQQAVSSGQQQKESNIQLKRTSESRRRQEILRRRMVVKDEEEEEEYTTFKSPTSDLSELSQPSHTGLYTSHPSHMGLCPSHPSHRVRTCLTCFCLCTDCLSLAGCYTISTVSSRLESSQNPPEALDRPSRRSSSSPLVYSILVENKRPRYSLRSRRSETH from the exons ATGGTGCCGcgggtgctgctgctgctgctcctcggactctgctccgcctcctccacgGACAATGAACGCGGCAGAACGGCGTTACGACGCGTGCGGAACCTCGCAGCTCAGCCTCGGTATGGAGAGTGTTGGGTTCGGGTTCTGGAGCAGCTCGATACCCGCTGCAGGGAACTGACGGCCGACAGCCAGAGCCGGATCGCCGTGAGGTTCACGCAGTGTCACCTGAACAG CTCAGGTAGagatttcccatcatgccctgaggggtcagaggtcagcaggtGTACGGCTGGTATGGATGCTGTGGCCTTTAACGCTTACACAGAGTTCTTTACCCACACCCACTCCATCTGTCACTTCCTGCAGTCTGAGGCCTGGCAGAGCAGCGCTGACAGCACCATGTACAG gTTGACAGAGAGTTCAGCAGGTGTAGCTGAACAGCTGGAGTCAACCAGACAGATGGCTGAGGAGCTAGTTGAAGCCCAGAGTGCTGCCTTACAGGCACAACAGGAAATCCTTAACAATGGGGAGGAGCTGAGAGTCACCCTGAGAGACTCTACCCAGG GTCTGCGGGAAGTGTTCTCTGAGCTCAGAAGTGTCTCCAGGgagcagcaggtggcgctgtccGAACTCTTCAACAGAGTCTCCTTCTTGCAGAGCTTCCTGCTAACGGAGGCTCACAGTCTGAGCTCCATCTGCTATAATGGTGCCGCCCTGTGCACCGCCTATCTACTGACCTCCACCCAACGCTCCTCCAGAGCCAG ACTGCTCCTGTTAGTTCTGGTCTGTGTTAACTTCTACCTGGAGATGAAGATCTATCAGTTTGTGATGAAGTCGGATCAccctgagcacacacacatg gagCTGGTCAGTGCATATGTGAGTGTGTTGCGGTGGTTCatggtgtgtgttggagtgtgtgtcctgctctgtgtgtgtgtgcactacaCAGATCCCATGCAGCAGAATCTGCAACTCCTTCGACAGCTGCAGGAGACGCAAAAGAGCCTGCAGGCGGTGGTGCAGCAGGCAG tgtCTTCAGGACAGCAACAGAAAGAGTCAAACATTCAGCTGAAG AGGACATCCGAGAGCAGAAGAAGACAGGAGAtactgaggaggaggatggtggtgaaggacgaagaggaggaggaggagtacaCCACATTCAAATCACCAACTTCAGACCTCTCAGAGTTGTCTCAGCCCTCACACACAGGTCTGTACACATCTCACCCCTCACACATGGGTCTGTGCCCGTCTCACCCCTCACACCGGGTCAGGACCTGTCTCACCTGCTTCTGTCTGTGTACTGACTGCTTGTCCCTTGCAGGTTGCTATACTATCAGTACTGTCAGCAGTCGGTTGGAATCTTCCCAGAATCCCCCAGAGGCTCTCGACAGGCCCTCTCGTCGCTCTTCCTCATCTCCCCTGGTCTACAGCATCCTTGTGGAGAATAAAAGA cctCGTTACAGCCTGCGGAGCCGCCGATCGGAGACTCATTGA